The Anaerolineae bacterium genome contains a region encoding:
- a CDS encoding co-chaperone GroES: protein MEWRPLGNRVVVEPIEEDEVTPGGIVLPETAKEKPQQGKVLAVGPGERDEKGQRIPLDVKVGDRVLFAKYAGTEVKLEGKKLLILRESDILAVVDEK from the coding sequence ATGGAGTGGCGCCCTTTGGGCAATCGAGTGGTCGTGGAACCCATCGAGGAAGACGAGGTGACGCCCGGAGGAATTGTGCTGCCCGAAACAGCCAAGGAGAAACCGCAGCAAGGCAAGGTGCTGGCCGTGGGTCCCGGTGAGCGGGACGAGAAGGGGCAGCGTATTCCGTTGGATGTCAAGGTGGGCGACCGCGTATTGTTTGCCAAGTACGCGGGCACCGAAGTCAAGTTGGAGGGCAAAAAGTTGCTTATCCTGCGCGAAAGCGACATCCTGGCTGTAGTTGACGAAAAATAA